GGCATCATCTCGTCGCGGATGATGCGCGTGTTCGCGGGCGAGACGAACGACCCGTCCCGCACGATCCGGGTGGGCATATCCAGCAGCGTATCGTTCTCTCTCGAGAGGCCGTTCACGATACTGAAGCAGCCTTTCGTGAACCGGTAACTGGAGCCGAACGCAGCGTGGTAGGTGGTATATCCCGTCCCGTCCAGTGCAGGGCCACCATTGTCGGACGGACAACGGAAGATATCCCGGTCCTTACCGTAGGGCAGCAGGACCACTTCCACGCCAAGGTGCGGTTTCTGTGTGTTGTATGCCTGGAATATTGGCCAGCAGTCGCCGTTGTCATCCACATACATCCGCACCGCCATGCCGATCTGCCTGCCGTTGGACAGGCAGGCAGCCGTCCGGGCACGGTCGCGGGCTCTGGCGAGAACGGGGAACATCAATGCGGCAAGGATGGCGATGATCGCGATCACCACCAGCAGTTCTATCAGGGTGAAACCCCTGCGGTTCAAGAGCGGATATCCCACATCTGGCTCCTCGGGGATCTGGAGAACGCCGGACGCCGAAAAACGCGGCCGACTCCTCCGGTCCTGGAGCTGATGACGTTGGTGAGGCCGGATGGTCTTGCCTCGCTTTCCTTCGCCGGCATTACCCGGATCAGGTTCAAGGGGTCGGCTCCGGTGAGCCTCTCAGCCGCCACGGGCAATCACGGATAAGGTTTCCGCACATCCCGCAGCAGGCTCCCCCAGCGATGGCGCCCGCAATCGCGCCTGCGGGCGGGCTTCACGGAGTCATCTTACCCCGCGCACCGGCAGAAGACAACACGATCTTCTCGGCGGACGTTCGATTTCCCCGAACGGTCCCTCCCTGGAGCCGATTGGATACGACGAAAGCGGCGCTTGCCTGCTCCAGAGTCGCGCCGCTTTCGCGAGGAATAATCTTAATAAGATCGATAATGCTAACGGTGGCGTTGCTGCAGAAGGAGCCCCACCCAATCATTGCACGTAGAGGGCATCGGGGAGAATCCCCAGCATCCGAGCTCGGTGCAAAGCCTGCATCCTGTTGGTGGCCTGCAGCTTGCGATAGATGCGGTTGAGGTGATAGTCCACTGTTCTCTTGGAGCAGAACAGTGCCTCCGCAACCTCCTTGTTGGATTCCCCTGTCAACGCCCGGGTGAGAACCTCAAGTTCTCTCCGGGTCAGCCTGACCGGTGGGTGCTTGTCCTGGCGGTTATTAGCCGGTGAATCCACTGCGTCCACTCTCCTTTTCGTGCTGTCCGAATCGCCCGCCCGCAGCAATCCGATGAGGCTGCTGCAGAGATCTATCGTTGCGGGCCGGGTGCGATCGAATGGCGACCTCACTTTCAGTCTATCCCGACCGCATTGCGCGGATGTTTAGACCCGGTCGCATTTGCATCATCGACGCCTCAGCGCGTCACTTTGTTCCCGTTGTGGCCATGTTACCCGGCTGGTGGGGCGATGAAACAGCCAGGGACAGAAGCCGGACATCCGGCCCGAACTCCTGTGGTTTCAACACCTCCGGTTCCGCCGGACGGCTGAACCAACGTAGTTGCTTGGTCCGGAAACACATTCTCCGAACAGAGAATGCGACACCGAAACGATGCCCCACAACCCCAGCAGACAATGCGACTCAGAGCATCAGTCGGCGGTTTCCGAGTCTGAAGCGTCCCGGAGACGGCAAAGCAGGTGTGTGAAGGCGGCGAGGTCGCCCTCCCATACAGGAGGAGTCTGGATTGGCCTGCGCTCTGTGGCGCTGCTGCGGACAAGAAATGTCCTGATGCCGAGCTCGCGCGCCACCATGTCCCACTCCTCATCCCCTATGAGCACGCACTCCGATGCGCAGCAGCCCAGGCTGTCCAGCAGACTCCGGTAATAAAGAAGGTTCGGTTTGCAGGCGCGTGAGTTCTCGTAAGTGGTAACCGCCTCGAAGTCGGACTCGTGCAGGCCGGCCCAGTGCATCCGCTGAAAGATGGCGGTCGCAGGAAACAAAGGGTTGGTGGCCAAGGCGAGCCGATAACCCAGATCGCGCGCGGACTGGACCGTCTGCCGGGCCAGAGGGATGTTTTCGGTGAGCGCACGCAGCGCGGGATACTTCTCACGGTAATACCGGTCGAAGACAGGTTGCAATTCCTCCCGCGTGCGGCCAGCCAGTGGATAGAAGAAACGATTGAACACCTCCTCATTGCTAGCGGTCCCGTCGTTTTCGATCATGGCCCGGGTAGCACGGCGGAGGTGTGCGATGAAGGACTCCCTGTCCATCAGATCCCGGACGCACTCCGCCAGACCATCATAGTAGGCCGGAAGGAACAGATGCATTCGGCTTTCGATGAGGGTGCCATCCAGATCGAACAGGATGGTGGTGACGCGGCTTTCGGATCGGCTCACGGCGGCAAAGGCTCCCCGGCAGAATTGGCGTTGCCGGCAAGGACTATAATGGACTGTCCGACCGCGCCGCAACGGGCGCGGCGTTCAACCGGGAGGCGCGATTGGACTTCGTAAACATTGCTGGCATAGCCCTCGGCCTGGCGATGGACGCCTTCGCCGTGGCCATAGCATCCAGCATCACTCTGGGCTCAGTCTCTCCCCGGCAGGTCTTCCGCCTTGCCTTCCACTTCGGACTGTTCCAGGCCATGATGCCGGTCCTGGGCTGGCTGGCCGGGAAATCGGTGGCGGACGTATTCCGACAGTGGGACCACTGGGTGGCGTTCGGCCTGCTGGCGTTCATCGGCATACGGGCGATCCGCGCCGCGCTAACGGATGATCCCAACGAAGACGTTCCCGATCCCACCCGCGGCATTTCCCTGGTGATGCTCTCTGTGGCGACCAGCATTGATGCGCTTGCGGTAGGGCTCAGCTTTGCGATGCTTCACGTGCGCATCTGGTATCCGGCTCTTGTCATCGGCATTGTTGCCGCCACGATGACCACCCTGGGGATGCTGCTGGGCACCCGGCTGGGAAGCCGCTTCGGACGCAATACGGAGATCGCCGGAGGGATGATTCTCATCATCATCGGCCTGAACATCCTGATCCAGCACCTCAGGGAGTGACCCCGAACTTTCTCACTTCACCTCCTCCGGCCGTTCAAACTCGCCGCTCATTTTAGGCGGAAGCCGGAAAACCCGACCGTCCCGCGTGGCGAAGTAGAGGAAGGAGGGTGATTCCTTCAGAGTGTCCCCGTCCGCCCAGAGTGCGTAGAAATCGGGCTGAGCGTCCACCGGCCGACGTGCATACGTATGATTGCGTGGGCTGTCTCGCGTGAGCTGCTTTTCCCGCCTCCACGTCAGCCCTCGATCCTTGCTGATCCACATGACCATCTCGCCGCCTGTATCCCACGGAAAGGGACCGGGCTCCGTGGGAGCAATGACACGCCACGTCCCATCCTCCTCGATGTAAAGCGATCCGTGATGATAGTTATGGTCAGACGTGGTGACGCTGCGGATGATCCAGCGGGCGCCGTCCCAGCGCGCCGTCCGCCAGATGCGGGGGCCACTCTCGGGAACGGGTTGATGCCCCCTGCTGGTCAGATAGAGCAGCACTGGCCGGCCATCCGCGTCGAACTGCAGATCCTTGAGGTAAACCAGCAGTCCTTCCGAGCGGTAGTCGTGCACAAGGGCGGGGTTCGCGATGTCCGTCAGCGGGATCTGCAGGGACTGCCCGGCAGCATGCGTCCATTTGCGGCCCATGTCCACAGTCTCGACGTAGTAAAGATTGGTGCGCCTGTCCAGCCCTTCCGGGTGGCAGTTGAACATCGAGCCCACCCGCTCGCCAGAGCGCCAGGTGACCTGATAATGCCCGAAGAAGCTCGCGAGCAGCCGGGGCTCATCCCAGGCCATCCCGTCCGCGCTGGTCATCCAGAACAGCTCCCGGATTCCCTGCCTGTAGCGGGTGTGCATCAACATGAACCCCTGTCCCGGGATGAACCAGGGCTGCCCGTAGCTGAAATTGGTCTTCAGCACCTGCTGGAAGCTGTCAATATCGTAGGGACGATCGCTCCGGAAGATATGGGACGGCCTCGCCGTGCCGTGCGAGTTGCCAAAGATCCAGATGTGCCCGAGCTCGTCCAGAGCCATGGTGGGGTTGTCGTGGGCATCATCCGTCTGCTTGTCGAACAGGATACGCGGACGCGGGACCCGTCCGGTGCGATGGTCGTAGTAGGAAACCATGTACAGCAACCTGCGCTCGCCCTTCACCGTGCCGCCGTAGCAAAAGAAGGTCTTCTTGACGGCAGGAGCGTAGATGGCGATGGGGAGCTGCTGCTGCGGATACGTTCCCAGACCACCGCTGTATTTGCGCCCCATTTCGTACCAGATGCCGCGGTAGCCGTCATCCCGTGGCAGCGCCTGAGCGGAGCAAAACCCGGAGGCTCCTGAAAGAAGCAGAATGACACCGGCGGCGAGTGTAATGTGGCTCATCGAAGCCCTCCTGGAAGCAGGCGGAGATGCGCCCCATGATACCGCCCTGCCCCGCCGACTCACAAGAGGGGCTCTTGAAAGGCCGCCGTTATTTGAACCGAAGAGGAAGGTCCTATGGAAGTGCCGGTCTTGATGCAGTTGAGGATGCAGTATCAGGAGGAGTTGGGCGAAGATGCCCGCCTCCGGGAGCATCTAGCCGTTATCAAGACGGTCAACCAGGCCATCGGGCAGGGACGATTCCCGGTGCAGGTGGTCCGCGTGCTAGCAAACCTTTCCAAGAACCAGTGGATCACTGCCATCACAAACGCAGTGAAGCACTGCAAGGGCGAGGACGAGGTGGTGGCGTTCTTCATTCTGAGCTCCCTGCGGGAAGGGCTGGTGCCGGAGGGCGCCTCACCGCCGCCGCCATCGGAGCCCTGAACCGCCACTCCCGGGCCGCGCCGATATAGCCGCAACCTGAACCTACGGTGGTCGAGTAGCGCGCCGGAAGGCGCGAGTATCGAGACCACTTGCTGCAGTCTACGATGCCGCCACGTCCGCCTCCGGCGGACGTCCGAGCCAACTTGAGAGAGTTACCGAAAGGGCGCTTTCCCCGCTCATCTTAGCCTTCTACCGCCACAAGAGAAGAAGGTTCTTTGTTGTCCTCGCCGAAGCCTGACCACCGTTTCTGTATGCTTGCGTCAACGACAAGGGAACGAAAGACCCTCTCCCTTAGCGGGAGAGGGTCTGAGTCAAGGCGAAACTCGTCGACGCGGAGAGGCTACCTGGACCAGGCGCTACGGTCGTTCTCCCGCTGGAATGCAACGTGACTGTCCAGGAAAAGCACGTTCCAGCCGCCCCTGTGCATCAGAACTCCACCCGCAGCACTGTCGGCTGGGGTCAGATAGATGGAGTTGACGCGCCGATCCCAAACCACAGGGATGGTGGAAGGCGAGTCGTTCTTGAAGTTGCCGGCAAACGGGTTACTGGCTGGATAACTCCAGTCCATCGTCTCGTCGATCAGCCGCCCGGCAAGCCCGCGATTGCTGGGCACGCCCGGCCCCTCCGTCCATCCCCCGTCGGCGCGTGTTGGATCCGGCGGGATGGCCGCCGCAAACATGTTGAAATGATAGGCGAAGTTCTGATTCTTCCGGCTGGTCAGATCGCTATTGACGGGATCATT
The sequence above is drawn from the Armatimonadota bacterium genome and encodes:
- a CDS encoding haloacid dehalogenase, coding for MSRSESRVTTILFDLDGTLIESRMHLFLPAYYDGLAECVRDLMDRESFIAHLRRATRAMIENDGTASNEEVFNRFFYPLAGRTREELQPVFDRYYREKYPALRALTENIPLARQTVQSARDLGYRLALATNPLFPATAIFQRMHWAGLHESDFEAVTTYENSRACKPNLLYYRSLLDSLGCCASECVLIGDEEWDMVARELGIRTFLVRSSATERRPIQTPPVWEGDLAAFTHLLCRLRDASDSETAD
- the mntP gene encoding putative manganese efflux pump MntP; this translates as MDFVNIAGIALGLAMDAFAVAIASSITLGSVSPRQVFRLAFHFGLFQAMMPVLGWLAGKSVADVFRQWDHWVAFGLLAFIGIRAIRAALTDDPNEDVPDPTRGISLVMLSVATSIDALAVGLSFAMLHVRIWYPALVIGIVAATMTTLGMLLGTRLGSRFGRNTEIAGGMILIIIGLNILIQHLRE